The genomic stretch ACCGACCTCACGGTGCTCGACGAGACGGCGCTCGGCGGCACCCCGATGAACTTTCGAGCGGTCAACAGCGGCGAGGTGTCGATGTTCTGGCTCTACACCGGCGGCGGGTGGACCACGATCCCGCCGATCAAAGACCGGGTGATCGCCGACCCGGGGAAACTCTACACGGCGGTGAAACGCCAGATGAAGCGCGAGCACGGGCTCGCGTACCTCCGGCGAGCACCCTTCAACAACACCTACATCCTGATCGCGAGCTCCGAGTGGGCCAACGAGACCGGCGTGAAGACGATGAGCGACTTCGCGGAGTACGTCTCCGACGGCAACACCGGCTTCGGGGTCGTGATGGGACCGCAGTTCCAGTCCCGCCCCGACGGCTGGCCCGGTCTGATCGAACACTACGGCTTCGCGGACGCGGCCTCCTCGCTCAACGTTCGAAACGTCGGCAATTCGTTGACCTATCAGGTCATCGGTCGGGGCGGGGCCGCCGTCGGCGTGGGCTTCAGCACGAACCCAAACATCCGGAAGTTCAATCTCGCGACGATCGACGACGACGAGGGCTTCTTCCCGGCGTACAACCCCGCACCACTGGTCAACGGTGAGGCGATCGAGGCCAACCCCGAGATGCGGAAACCGTTGAACCAGATCGGTCCCACGCTCACGACGGACAAGATCATGCGGCTCAACGGGCGCGTCTCGCTCCAGAACGAGGACCCGCAACGGGTCGCCCGTGAGTA from Halococcus hamelinensis 100A6 encodes the following:
- a CDS encoding glycine betaine ABC transporter substrate-binding protein; translation: MKTTRRNLLRYGGATAATLGTTGLAGCAGVLGATQAGTVKVSSARFPESILLSYMAIESLRANTDLTVLDETALGGTPMNFRAVNSGEVSMFWLYTGGGWTTIPPIKDRVIADPGKLYTAVKRQMKREHGLAYLRRAPFNNTYILIASSEWANETGVKTMSDFAEYVSDGNTGFGVVMGPQFQSRPDGWPGLIEHYGFADAASSLNVRNVGNSLTYQVIGRGGAAVGVGFSTNPNIRKFNLATIDDDEGFFPAYNPAPLVNGEAIEANPEMRKPLNQIGPTLTTDKIMRLNGRVSLQNEDPQRVAREYLRSEGLL